Proteins encoded within one genomic window of Mesobacillus subterraneus:
- the nth gene encoding endonuclease III: MLNKQEIRFCLDEMGSMFPNAHCELIHSNPFELVIAVALSAQCTDALVNKVTKNLFLKYKSPEDFLSVSLEELQQDIRSIGLFRNKAKNIQKLCRMIIDEYEGEVPQDRDELTKLPGVGRKTANVVVSVAFGIPAIAVDTHVERVSKRLAFCRWKDSVLEVEKTLMKKIPEEEWSITHHRMIFFGRYHCKAQNPKCETCPLLDVCREGKKRMRAKT; encoded by the coding sequence ATGTTAAATAAACAGGAGATCAGGTTTTGCCTTGATGAAATGGGAAGTATGTTCCCAAATGCGCATTGTGAGCTGATCCATTCAAACCCTTTTGAATTAGTGATTGCAGTCGCACTATCTGCTCAGTGCACGGATGCATTGGTGAATAAGGTGACCAAAAACTTATTCCTAAAATACAAAAGTCCTGAGGATTTTTTGAGTGTTTCATTGGAAGAACTGCAACAGGACATCCGGTCAATTGGATTATTTCGCAATAAAGCGAAAAATATCCAAAAGCTTTGCAGGATGATAATTGATGAGTATGAAGGAGAGGTTCCGCAGGACAGGGATGAATTGACGAAGCTTCCTGGCGTTGGGCGTAAAACTGCCAATGTCGTGGTGTCAGTCGCTTTCGGTATTCCTGCCATTGCAGTTGATACACATGTGGAGCGTGTCAGCAAGCGCCTGGCTTTTTGCCGCTGGAAGGATTCAGTTCTCGAGGTTGAGAAGACACTGATGAAGAAGATTCCTGAGGAAGAATGGTCCATTACTCATCACAGGATGATTTTCTTTGGACGATACCATTGCAAAGCCCAAAATCCTAAGTGTGAAACATGTCCGTTACTGGATGTGTGCAGAGAGGGCAAAAAAAGAATGAGAGCCAAAACGTAA
- a CDS encoding ComEC/Rec2 family competence protein produces MKLLVAILAFMNWYYFPYESPSAPVEVEGVDVNLKRNELAYTFLAISDGEAALIQHANGENILVNTGGDGTFKELERLLTLFHVNELSTIILTENAGHENLDQIIQKYHVQRIFTGKAGNQVLSETPIPTEVKVQSWKQGDLIKLVPGLTAEVIFDGSEEKEGTDISFQFFHHQIFYISSASHASEQAFLAEPLKNVNIVKVPFFAAKGSFSDLLIEHLDPQLAIIFKSNSIKPDPDLVEMLHEAWIDVYFTKQHGTVTIKLTDSTYDVITIFSEE; encoded by the coding sequence ATGAAGCTGTTAGTAGCAATCCTGGCATTTATGAATTGGTATTATTTCCCTTATGAATCTCCTTCTGCTCCTGTTGAGGTTGAAGGGGTAGATGTCAATCTAAAAAGAAACGAACTGGCTTATACATTTTTAGCAATAAGCGATGGAGAGGCCGCACTGATTCAGCATGCTAATGGCGAGAACATACTGGTGAATACAGGTGGCGATGGAACATTCAAAGAACTTGAGCGGCTGCTTACGCTTTTTCATGTTAATGAATTATCGACGATTATCTTAACAGAGAATGCGGGGCATGAAAACCTCGATCAAATAATCCAGAAATATCATGTCCAGAGAATATTTACAGGAAAAGCTGGCAATCAGGTTCTATCTGAAACTCCAATCCCGACAGAAGTGAAGGTCCAAAGCTGGAAGCAGGGAGATTTGATAAAACTAGTGCCAGGGCTGACTGCAGAAGTCATTTTCGATGGCAGTGAAGAAAAAGAAGGAACAGACATCTCTTTTCAATTCTTCCATCATCAAATTTTTTATATTAGTTCAGCTAGTCATGCTTCTGAACAAGCATTTCTTGCAGAACCATTGAAGAATGTCAATATTGTCAAAGTGCCGTTTTTTGCTGCAAAAGGGTCTTTTTCAGATTTGTTGATCGAGCATCTCGACCCTCAGCTAGCAATCATCTTCAAATCGAATTCGATTAAACCTGATCCGGATTTAGTGGAGATGCTGCATGAAGCCTGGATTGATGTTTATTTCACAAAGCAGCATGGTACTGTTACAATTAAGCTTACCGATTCCACCTATGATGTCATCACGATATTTAGTGAAGAATAA
- a CDS encoding YpmA family protein, giving the protein MESKIEVVSTVKVQNSPDLYKIVDALNRTLKRDDLMFGLALDQDDKEKAIFTIYRT; this is encoded by the coding sequence ATGGAAAGCAAAATTGAAGTAGTTTCGACTGTAAAAGTACAGAATAGTCCTGATTTGTATAAAATTGTAGATGCACTAAACAGAACTTTAAAACGCGATGACCTCATGTTTGGTCTTGCATTGGATCAGGACGATAAAGAAAAAGCAATATTCACTATTTATCGTACTTGA
- the recU gene encoding Holliday junction resolvase RecU, with protein sequence MIFNYPNGKKYSPNTNTEPAKKARVQKNAAYSNRGMTLEEDLNETNSYYVDRGIAVIHKKPTPVQIVNVDYPRRSAAVIKEAYFKQASTTDYNGIYKGRYIDFEAKETKFSTSFPLKNFHEHQIVHMKAVLEQGGICFVILRFSSEEEIYMLEASHLLTFWERMKNGGRKSITKEEVIEFGHPIPLGLHPRIDYIKVIDYLYKLS encoded by the coding sequence TTGATATTCAATTATCCAAATGGGAAAAAATATTCACCAAACACAAATACAGAGCCAGCAAAGAAAGCCAGGGTTCAAAAAAATGCAGCCTATAGTAATAGAGGAATGACATTGGAGGAGGACTTGAATGAAACAAACTCCTACTATGTGGACCGGGGCATAGCGGTCATCCATAAAAAACCGACACCCGTTCAAATTGTTAATGTGGACTATCCCCGCAGGAGTGCAGCTGTTATAAAAGAGGCATACTTTAAACAAGCTTCTACTACAGACTATAATGGGATATACAAAGGAAGGTACATCGATTTTGAAGCGAAAGAAACTAAGTTTTCAACATCTTTCCCTTTGAAAAACTTCCATGAACATCAGATTGTCCATATGAAAGCTGTGCTTGAGCAAGGAGGTATATGTTTTGTTATCCTCCGTTTCTCCTCGGAAGAAGAGATCTACATGCTGGAAGCGAGCCATTTGCTGACTTTCTGGGAAAGAATGAAAAATGGCGGCAGAAAGTCAATCACAAAGGAAGAAGTCATCGAATTTGGTCATCCAATCCCCCTTGGTCTTCACCCAAGGATTGACTATATAAAAGTTATCGATTATCTTTATAAACTTAGTTAG
- a CDS encoding YpoC family protein, whose translation MERTNISSQDHVQAVERVLGEWGQCKDELDIHFKNRDSDRALPWMKRAIDLFEQFLYLSNSMNQDLCSITDCEIKPVNVEERLEFIISRPKLFHSYKQLAELFAEQEKQFAKHVALNRAKNKRPD comes from the coding sequence ATGGAAAGAACAAATATTTCCTCTCAGGATCATGTACAAGCAGTGGAGAGGGTCCTAGGTGAATGGGGCCAGTGCAAAGATGAACTAGATATTCACTTCAAGAACAGAGATAGCGACAGGGCACTGCCGTGGATGAAGAGGGCAATTGATCTATTTGAACAGTTCCTTTATCTTTCAAATAGCATGAATCAAGATTTATGTTCGATTACAGACTGTGAAATCAAACCGGTGAACGTAGAAGAAAGGCTTGAATTTATCATATCAAGACCCAAACTTTTTCATTCTTATAAACAACTTGCTGAATTGTTCGCTGAACAGGAAAAACAGTTTGCCAAACATGTGGCTTTAAATAGAGCAAAAAACAAACGTCCTGATTGA
- the dinG gene encoding ATP-dependent DNA helicase DinG has protein sequence MSQKFVVVDLETTGNSPKKGDRIIQFGAVVIEDGKIVDRFSSLVNPLQEIPAFIEELTGISESMVKDAPLFEKIAPHVSDMLEDAYFVAHNVLFDLSFLQEELLKSGQESFYGPVIDTVEMARILYPTADSYKLTDLAAREGLHHDRPHQADSDAQVTAELLLIMLEDLNALPIVTVKELAKLSEGLKSDLHLIFDDVLNVKERSLEVLPEQIEVYRGIALKKRVETRKFTQSAVVYPESVEDKKSLLQKAFSGYEIRHGQFEMMDCVREAFSHDGHALIEAGTGVGKSLGYLIPAAIFSLESNNPVVISTYTTQLQEQLLFNDIPKLGKVLGTTINASLIKGRNNYISMARFEHSLRELEENYDTALTKMQILVWLTQTETGDFDELNLSSGGMLFWSKVKNERALFLKTKHWEDYDFYQRAIEEAHNADILITNHSMLLADLVSEKGPLPNYDYAVLDEGHQFEKAAGKYFGKSLDYLAVRLVLNQLGLYEQNQLFYKLETLINNIGYAGNSRLHTFEINQLISDLVYETEELFKLAGTYARKAVKNKSYGSKLNASMVPDKDNRIWTALKTTAERFYFLLKDLITSLEGRLDEAGKSPHRYTAMQQSILEEVVSVTEDLEKIRITARTLFIDESGYVRWIEADTRALQNSTTIFSRPVYVSDYLSEQFFSTKRSVVVTSATLSVNNSFTFIKKELGLRNTLMEKQIPSPFSYESQVKLIVPDDLPDIKSVSNDDYVAAITEHIISIAEATKGRMLILFTSHEMLKKTYELIKDSGLLEEFILIAQGITAGSRTRLTRNFKRFDKAILFGTSSFWEGVDIPGEDLSCLIIVRLPFTPPDDPITAAKCALIKENGGSPFSELSLPEAVLRFKQGFGRLIRTSNDRGLIFIFDRRLVTTSYGRAFLQSVPDVPVEKGSVTEIVDMIHDWL, from the coding sequence ATGAGCCAAAAATTTGTGGTTGTAGATTTAGAAACAACGGGCAACTCTCCTAAAAAGGGGGACCGTATAATACAATTTGGAGCAGTGGTCATAGAGGATGGGAAGATCGTTGACCGATTCTCCTCGCTTGTTAATCCTTTGCAGGAGATTCCTGCTTTTATTGAAGAGTTGACAGGAATTTCTGAATCAATGGTAAAGGATGCTCCATTATTTGAGAAAATCGCTCCACACGTTTCTGATATGCTTGAAGATGCTTATTTCGTGGCTCATAATGTCTTATTTGATCTTTCTTTTTTACAAGAAGAATTATTAAAGTCAGGTCAGGAAAGTTTTTATGGACCAGTTATAGATACTGTGGAAATGGCAAGAATCCTGTATCCGACTGCTGACAGTTATAAACTGACTGATTTAGCCGCAAGGGAAGGCTTGCATCATGACCGCCCTCACCAAGCCGATAGTGATGCTCAAGTGACGGCAGAGTTGCTTCTGATTATGCTTGAAGATTTAAACGCTTTGCCGATCGTCACAGTCAAGGAACTGGCAAAGCTTTCAGAAGGACTTAAGAGTGACCTTCACTTAATATTTGATGATGTTTTAAATGTGAAGGAGCGTAGTCTTGAGGTCTTGCCTGAACAGATTGAGGTTTACCGTGGGATTGCCTTGAAAAAGAGAGTCGAGACCCGCAAATTTACCCAAAGTGCTGTTGTGTATCCCGAATCAGTGGAGGATAAGAAGTCTTTACTCCAAAAGGCATTTTCAGGATATGAGATCAGGCATGGACAGTTTGAGATGATGGACTGCGTTCGTGAAGCATTCTCACACGATGGCCATGCTCTGATTGAAGCGGGAACAGGTGTAGGAAAGTCACTTGGTTATTTGATACCAGCAGCAATTTTTTCATTGGAGAGTAACAATCCGGTTGTAATTAGTACATACACAACACAGCTTCAGGAACAGCTTCTATTCAATGACATCCCAAAACTGGGTAAGGTATTGGGTACAACCATTAATGCATCGTTGATTAAAGGCAGGAACAACTATATTAGCATGGCCCGGTTTGAGCACTCTCTGAGGGAGTTAGAGGAGAATTACGATACAGCCCTAACTAAAATGCAAATCCTAGTCTGGCTTACGCAAACAGAAACTGGAGACTTTGATGAACTTAATTTGTCCAGCGGAGGCATGCTATTCTGGAGTAAAGTGAAAAATGAACGCGCGCTTTTCCTCAAGACGAAGCACTGGGAGGATTATGATTTTTATCAAAGGGCAATTGAAGAAGCGCATAATGCGGATATTTTGATCACTAACCATTCCATGCTGCTTGCCGACCTTGTTTCCGAGAAGGGTCCGCTGCCGAATTATGACTATGCAGTACTTGATGAGGGTCATCAATTCGAGAAGGCGGCAGGAAAGTATTTTGGCAAGTCACTGGACTATCTGGCAGTCAGGCTTGTACTTAATCAGCTTGGTTTATATGAACAAAATCAGTTGTTCTATAAATTGGAGACATTGATTAACAATATTGGCTATGCGGGAAACAGCAGGCTTCATACGTTTGAAATCAATCAGTTGATATCTGATTTGGTATATGAAACAGAAGAACTCTTCAAGCTTGCAGGAACTTATGCCAGAAAAGCGGTGAAGAATAAATCTTATGGCAGCAAATTGAATGCAAGCATGGTTCCGGACAAGGATAACCGTATTTGGACTGCATTGAAAACAACCGCAGAAAGATTTTATTTCCTCTTAAAAGATTTAATCACCAGTCTGGAAGGAAGACTTGATGAGGCGGGGAAAAGCCCTCATCGTTATACCGCAATGCAGCAATCAATTCTTGAAGAGGTTGTTTCAGTTACAGAAGACTTGGAAAAAATCCGAATTACGGCTAGAACGCTTTTTATAGATGAAAGTGGGTATGTAAGATGGATTGAGGCAGATACGAGGGCTTTGCAAAATTCTACGACCATTTTTTCACGCCCTGTTTATGTATCTGATTATTTGTCAGAACAATTCTTTTCAACAAAAAGAAGCGTTGTTGTTACATCAGCAACCCTCTCTGTGAATAACTCCTTCACCTTTATTAAAAAGGAATTGGGACTGCGAAATACGCTGATGGAAAAGCAAATTCCATCGCCATTTTCCTATGAGTCCCAGGTCAAGCTCATTGTCCCTGATGACTTGCCGGATATAAAGTCTGTATCTAATGATGATTATGTGGCAGCCATAACAGAACATATCATTTCAATTGCAGAAGCAACTAAAGGCAGAATGCTGATATTGTTCACATCTCATGAAATGCTGAAAAAGACTTACGAACTGATAAAGGATAGCGGCCTTCTTGAAGAATTTATTCTGATTGCCCAGGGGATTACTGCTGGCAGCAGAACAAGGCTGACAAGGAACTTCAAACGGTTCGACAAAGCGATTTTATTCGGCACCAGCAGTTTCTGGGAAGGTGTTGATATTCCAGGTGAGGATCTATCATGCTTGATAATCGTGAGACTTCCATTCACACCACCTGATGATCCAATAACAGCTGCAAAGTGTGCGTTAATCAAGGAAAACGGCGGTAGCCCATTCTCTGAATTATCCCTGCCTGAAGCCGTCCTGAGATTTAAGCAAGGGTTTGGAAGGCTAATCCGGACATCAAACGATAGAGGCCTTATTTTTATTTTTGATCGAAGGCTTGTTACCACATCTTATGGAAGAGCCTTTTTACAATCGGTACCTGATGTTCCTGTCGAAAAAGGATCTGTAACAGAAATAGTCGACATGATTCATGATTGGCTTTAG
- a CDS encoding pyridoxal phosphate-dependent aminotransferase: protein MQLASRVGALTPSSTLAITAKAKELKAQGKDVIGLGAGEPDFNTPQHIIDAAAKSMNEGFTKYTPAGGLPELRKEIATKLKVDQGLEYQLNEIIVTSGAKHGLYTLFQVLLDEGDEVIIPIPYWVSYPEQVKLAGGTPVYVEGIEKNNFKITPEQLKEKVTDKTKAVIINSPSNPTGMVYSREELKALGDVCLEYGILIISDEIYEKLIYGDAEHISIAELSEDLKKQTIIINGVSKSHSMTGWRIGYAAGNSKIINAMTDLASHSTSNPTTPAQYATIAAYAGSQAAVVTMRTAFEERLEIIHAKLNKIPGFSCIKPQGAFYLFPNAKEAALMAGCKDVDEFAEVLLTEANVAVVPGSGFGAPDYMRLSYATSLDQLEEAISRIHHFVESRV from the coding sequence ATCCAATTAGCCAGCAGAGTGGGAGCACTAACTCCTTCATCAACATTGGCAATCACCGCAAAAGCAAAAGAATTGAAAGCACAAGGGAAAGACGTGATAGGACTAGGAGCGGGAGAACCTGACTTTAATACACCACAGCATATTATTGATGCTGCTGCTAAGTCAATGAATGAGGGGTTCACTAAGTACACACCAGCCGGCGGTCTGCCAGAGTTGAGAAAGGAAATCGCAACGAAGTTAAAAGTTGATCAAGGACTAGAATATCAGTTGAATGAAATCATTGTAACAAGCGGCGCTAAGCATGGCTTGTACACCCTTTTCCAGGTACTTCTTGATGAGGGTGACGAAGTGATCATTCCGATTCCTTATTGGGTCAGCTATCCTGAGCAGGTGAAGCTTGCAGGAGGAACTCCTGTCTACGTGGAAGGGATTGAAAAGAACAACTTCAAAATCACCCCTGAACAACTAAAGGAAAAGGTCACCGACAAGACAAAGGCGGTTATCATCAATTCCCCGAGCAATCCTACCGGAATGGTTTATTCCAGAGAAGAATTGAAGGCTCTTGGTGATGTATGTCTTGAGTATGGAATCCTGATCATCTCTGATGAGATTTATGAAAAGTTAATTTATGGAGATGCTGAGCATATCTCAATTGCTGAGCTCTCAGAAGATCTTAAAAAGCAGACGATCATCATCAACGGCGTTTCCAAATCCCATTCAATGACAGGCTGGAGAATCGGTTATGCAGCAGGGAACAGTAAAATCATCAATGCAATGACCGACCTTGCAAGCCATAGTACATCGAATCCAACGACTCCTGCCCAGTATGCAACGATAGCAGCTTATGCAGGGTCACAAGCTGCTGTAGTAACAATGCGTACGGCTTTTGAAGAAAGACTGGAAATCATTCATGCGAAGCTGAATAAAATACCGGGATTCAGCTGTATAAAGCCTCAGGGAGCATTTTACCTGTTCCCAAATGCAAAAGAAGCGGCACTTATGGCAGGCTGCAAGGATGTGGATGAGTTTGCAGAAGTCTTGCTGACAGAAGCGAATGTCGCGGTAGTTCCTGGCTCGGGTTTTGGAGCTCCTGACTATATGCGACTGTCATACGCAACATCCCTTGACCAGTTAGAGGAAGCGATCAGCAGAATTCACCACTTTGTTGAAAGCCGCGTGTAA
- a CDS encoding DnaD domain-containing protein yields the protein MKKADMLDWLKEGNVTIPAALLTQYKEMRLNEQELALLLHVFYFSEKGNEFPTPTELAARMTISAFECTDLLRALIQRGFISISDGNSTDGIRYEKYSLEPLWEKLFDQFMLKRKQEKELTNQKEETDLYTAFEREFGRPLSPFECESLAMWMDDDHHDPIIIKAALREAVISGKLNFRYIDRILFEWKKNGIKTIEQAKSYGRKFRQHQSAQKTGKEETKVSANPVPFYNWLEQ from the coding sequence ATGAAAAAAGCAGATATGTTAGATTGGCTGAAAGAGGGGAATGTTACAATTCCTGCTGCATTGCTTACGCAGTACAAAGAAATGAGATTGAACGAACAAGAATTAGCATTATTACTTCATGTATTCTATTTTTCTGAAAAAGGAAATGAATTTCCTACGCCTACAGAACTTGCAGCCCGAATGACGATATCAGCTTTCGAATGTACAGATTTGCTCCGAGCACTGATTCAGAGAGGGTTTATATCGATAAGTGACGGGAATTCCACGGACGGAATCAGATATGAAAAATATTCACTGGAACCACTGTGGGAAAAGCTGTTTGATCAGTTTATGCTCAAACGGAAACAAGAAAAAGAGTTGACCAATCAGAAGGAAGAAACGGATTTATATACAGCGTTTGAAAGGGAATTTGGACGGCCATTATCACCATTTGAATGTGAGTCACTGGCAATGTGGATGGATGATGATCACCATGACCCTATCATCATTAAAGCTGCTTTAAGAGAAGCTGTCATTTCTGGAAAATTGAATTTTCGGTACATAGACCGGATTCTTTTTGAATGGAAGAAGAATGGAATCAAGACGATCGAACAAGCCAAAAGTTATGGAAGGAAATTCAGGCAGCACCAGAGTGCTCAAAAGACAGGGAAGGAAGAAACTAAAGTTTCTGCGAATCCTGTTCCATTTTATAATTGGCTTGAACAGTAA
- a CDS encoding penicillin-binding protein 1A has product MAQKPQTREERRKQQAAKTKKTKGKKANKGTFKKIFLTLIALGIIGMLTGIATFAFMIQDTPKLDESLLKDPISSKIYDKDKELVTEVGSQNRDYVAYEDIPKLVENAFLATEDVRFYKHNGIDVIRLGGAVIANITDGFGSEGASTITQQVVKNYFLGFEKTISRKAQEAWLAYQLEQKYTKQQIFEMYVNKIYMSENMHGVLTASKTYFGKDDLSELELHEAALLAGMPQSPNNYNPFTNPEKAEKRRNTVLYLMHQHGFISQEEKENAQKIPVESSLVKEENRNNKNEEPFDAFIDMVIEEVTEKTDFDIFSDGLEIYTTLDQSAQKHVESILNTDSAVQFPNDEMQAGITLLDTKTGEIRAIGGGRKQQVKRGLNYAIDVKRQPGSTIKPILDYGPAIEHLRWGTYHMLEDKPMTYSNGEPIGNWNDKYNGIMTMRMALAKSINIPALQAFQAVGDEKAREFGVNLGLTLKDPIFESASIGAHEIAPIEMAGAYAAFGNNGFFTEPYSVNKIVLRDKTEIDLAPETEVVMKDYTAFMISDMLKTAIKQGTGATYANISNLHVAGKTGTTNYTQDEINTWGINNGGVPDSWFVGYTTRYTASVWTGYNDRKTALYGTEQKISQMLFKDLMTYVSKDVDTPDFTVPKSVEKVKIEKGTMPAKLASEYTPKDEIIYEWAVKGNVPKETSKKFEKLETPSKLEAKYDETKNEILLSWEFNQENKEDIQFEVTASLDEGPEQTLTTTAETGLKIANAVPGGIYSFKVTAIRGEQRSDPATLKVEVPEPFLPEPEDGQKEKEEDEKDEGNENGQGNGTGTGNGNGNDPGNGDGEGNNNGNNNDDGDDD; this is encoded by the coding sequence ATGGCACAAAAACCTCAAACTAGAGAGGAGCGCCGAAAGCAACAAGCAGCCAAGACAAAGAAAACAAAAGGCAAGAAAGCGAATAAAGGAACCTTCAAGAAAATTTTCCTAACGCTGATTGCCCTTGGCATCATCGGCATGTTGACCGGAATCGCTACCTTCGCATTCATGATACAGGATACACCAAAACTCGATGAGTCCTTACTCAAAGACCCTATCTCTTCAAAAATCTATGATAAAGATAAAGAGCTTGTAACTGAAGTAGGCTCGCAGAACCGGGATTATGTAGCTTATGAGGATATACCAAAGCTAGTCGAAAACGCCTTTTTAGCGACAGAGGATGTAAGATTCTATAAACATAATGGGATTGACGTCATCCGTCTTGGTGGAGCGGTTATAGCCAATATAACTGACGGGTTTGGATCCGAAGGTGCTTCCACCATTACACAGCAGGTTGTCAAAAACTATTTCCTTGGGTTTGAAAAAACGATCTCAAGGAAAGCACAAGAAGCATGGTTAGCTTACCAGCTTGAACAAAAGTATACAAAGCAGCAAATCTTTGAAATGTATGTAAATAAAATTTATATGTCAGAAAATATGCATGGTGTCCTGACTGCATCAAAGACATACTTTGGCAAAGATGATTTAAGTGAGCTTGAGCTTCATGAAGCTGCACTGCTTGCAGGTATGCCTCAGAGCCCTAATAATTACAACCCTTTTACGAACCCTGAAAAAGCGGAGAAGCGAAGGAACACTGTATTATATTTGATGCATCAACATGGGTTCATTTCACAGGAAGAGAAAGAAAACGCCCAAAAAATCCCTGTTGAATCCAGCCTAGTGAAGGAAGAAAACAGAAATAACAAGAACGAAGAACCATTCGATGCCTTTATTGACATGGTAATCGAGGAAGTTACAGAAAAAACCGATTTTGATATTTTTTCCGATGGACTTGAGATTTATACAACCTTGGATCAAAGCGCACAAAAGCATGTAGAGAGTATCCTGAATACAGATTCAGCGGTACAATTCCCTAATGATGAAATGCAGGCTGGCATTACACTTCTTGATACGAAAACCGGGGAAATACGCGCGATTGGCGGCGGCAGGAAACAGCAGGTCAAGCGAGGCTTGAACTATGCAATAGATGTTAAAAGACAGCCTGGGTCAACGATTAAGCCAATCCTAGATTATGGCCCTGCAATCGAGCATTTACGATGGGGTACCTACCATATGCTAGAAGATAAGCCAATGACCTATTCCAATGGCGAACCGATCGGTAACTGGAACGACAAGTACAACGGGATCATGACGATGAGGATGGCCTTGGCCAAATCCATCAACATACCAGCCCTGCAGGCTTTCCAAGCTGTCGGTGATGAGAAAGCCAGAGAATTCGGTGTCAATCTTGGTTTGACTTTAAAAGACCCTATCTTCGAATCTGCTTCAATCGGTGCACATGAAATTGCGCCGATCGAAATGGCGGGTGCCTATGCGGCATTCGGAAACAATGGTTTCTTTACAGAGCCATACTCTGTGAATAAAATTGTCCTGCGTGATAAGACAGAAATTGATTTGGCCCCTGAAACTGAGGTGGTCATGAAAGACTATACTGCCTTTATGATTTCAGATATGCTTAAAACGGCCATCAAGCAAGGAACTGGTGCAACTTACGCAAACATTTCCAACCTGCATGTGGCGGGTAAAACCGGAACAACAAATTACACACAGGATGAAATTAATACATGGGGCATTAATAATGGCGGTGTTCCAGATTCCTGGTTTGTAGGCTATACAACAAGGTATACTGCATCGGTATGGACCGGTTACAATGACAGAAAGACCGCATTGTATGGAACCGAACAAAAAATATCACAGATGCTTTTCAAGGATCTGATGACCTATGTTTCAAAAGATGTAGATACTCCTGATTTCACCGTACCAAAGAGTGTTGAGAAGGTTAAAATCGAAAAAGGCACAATGCCTGCAAAACTAGCCAGTGAATACACTCCAAAGGATGAAATTATTTATGAATGGGCAGTCAAGGGCAATGTACCAAAGGAAACTTCCAAGAAGTTTGAAAAGCTCGAAACTCCTTCAAAGCTTGAAGCTAAATACGATGAAACAAAAAATGAAATTCTCCTGAGCTGGGAATTCAATCAGGAGAATAAAGAAGATATCCAATTCGAGGTGACCGCATCCCTTGATGAAGGTCCTGAGCAAACACTGACCACTACTGCAGAGACAGGCTTAAAAATCGCCAATGCAGTTCCAGGCGGAATTTATTCATTCAAAGTCACAGCAATACGTGGTGAACAGCGATCTGATCCAGCCACTCTAAAAGTTGAAGTTCCAGAACCATTCCTGCCAGAACCAGAAGACGGCCAGAAAGAAAAAGAAGAAGATGAGAAAGATGAAGGAAATGAAAATGGTCAAGGGAATGGGACCGGAACTGGGAATGGAAATGGAAATGATCCCGGTAACGGTGACGGTGAAGGAAATAATAATGGTAACAACAATGATGATGGAGACGACGACTGA
- a CDS encoding cell wall elongation regulator TseB-like domain-containing protein, translated as MKKWILFSILIVVTIVGILVNVYLNAVEPVKAAEKEAVQIALKETNLSDFTNFSLYSGEETYYVMMGKNSKQEDVYVWINEKNSEVITRNVKNGITKKEALNKLYQEKNPNEIIDVRLGMARIQKTDRPAWEIFYRNSNDTINYYYVDFDTGEKLRAIDNL; from the coding sequence GTGAAGAAATGGATATTATTCAGTATCCTCATTGTTGTTACAATTGTGGGGATTCTGGTCAATGTATACTTAAACGCGGTTGAGCCAGTGAAGGCAGCTGAAAAAGAGGCTGTCCAAATTGCCTTAAAAGAAACGAACCTATCAGATTTTACAAACTTCAGTTTGTATAGTGGTGAAGAGACGTATTATGTGATGATGGGTAAGAATTCCAAGCAGGAAGATGTTTATGTTTGGATCAATGAAAAAAACAGTGAAGTTATCACAAGAAATGTAAAAAATGGTATCACGAAAAAAGAAGCTTTAAATAAACTATATCAGGAAAAAAATCCTAACGAAATTATTGATGTAAGGCTCGGTATGGCTAGAATTCAAAAGACGGACAGGCCGGCATGGGAAATATTTTACCGGAACAGTAACGATACAATAAATTATTATTATGTCGATTTTGATACGGGTGAGAAACTGAGAGCCATTGATAATTTGTGA